One Bradyrhizobium sp. CCGB12 genomic window carries:
- a CDS encoding diguanylate cyclase, with protein sequence MSVAAQRAGWSPLPLRAAAFVVLTCATILGVSAWREWAARDAVLRGAETEMANVARSLTQHAEDSLDLLDSGVVGVVSRLEMDGAGPTTIAKLGNVLEARKKAVTRIHGVAIIDDHGNLLTSPGTIGSTLSDDGFFRYHQLSPKRGAHVGRPVKSLLDGEWIVTLSRRFNKQDGSFGGVVLATISANYLSHFYEEFELGRNSSVTLVHGDGMIIARNPSNDKFVGRSVAETPLFRNASLQRPGGAYHFRSPLDGAERVSFFKRSSRYPLVLLATVDKVELLAPWRAAAASRMLYVVALVILIAIIGAVLVRQLQRGQHMAAALIEKEAHFRLLAEGSSDMVTRIGLDERLRYVSPSSVRVVGWRANQLIGTPALAGINPEDLPQVQAIVDAMKRGEKEEARLVYRNSHQENGEVWLESTMRVTRKDNGRVDGVVAISRDITEHKRLETRLETLAIEDSLTGLANRRGFDERLKEEWARAYRDRSSLALLMIDVDHFKAYNDEYGHPAGDACLRLVAQVIAAETQRPGDLAARYGGEEFAMLLPNTDAAGCARIGDRVRRAIREAGLVHTTNHATGCVTASLGGAACRPVLERTAGVVSLVEAADQALYAAKEAGRNRLMMSGEVASLMPRASGQ encoded by the coding sequence ATGAGTGTTGCTGCCCAAAGAGCCGGATGGAGTCCTCTGCCGCTGCGCGCGGCGGCGTTCGTCGTGCTCACCTGCGCGACCATTCTTGGCGTCAGCGCCTGGCGTGAATGGGCAGCGCGCGACGCGGTGCTCAGAGGTGCCGAGACCGAGATGGCGAACGTTGCCCGTTCGCTGACACAGCATGCAGAGGACAGCCTCGATCTCCTGGATTCCGGCGTCGTCGGCGTCGTCAGCCGATTGGAGATGGACGGCGCGGGACCTACCACCATCGCCAAGCTCGGCAACGTTCTGGAGGCGCGCAAGAAGGCAGTTACCCGCATCCACGGCGTCGCCATCATCGACGACCATGGCAACTTGCTGACCTCGCCCGGCACGATCGGCTCGACCCTGAGTGACGACGGGTTCTTCCGCTATCACCAGCTCTCGCCGAAGCGCGGGGCCCATGTCGGGCGTCCCGTGAAGAGCCTCCTCGACGGTGAATGGATCGTCACCCTGTCGCGCCGCTTCAACAAGCAGGACGGCAGCTTCGGTGGCGTCGTGCTTGCGACCATCAGCGCCAATTATCTCTCGCATTTCTACGAGGAGTTCGAGCTCGGCCGGAACAGCTCCGTGACACTCGTGCATGGCGATGGCATGATCATCGCGCGCAACCCGAGCAATGACAAATTCGTCGGCCGCAGCGTTGCCGAGACGCCGCTGTTCCGCAATGCCAGCCTGCAGCGGCCGGGGGGGGCCTATCATTTCAGGTCGCCGCTGGACGGCGCCGAGCGCGTCAGCTTCTTCAAGCGCAGCAGCCGCTATCCGCTGGTCCTGCTCGCCACCGTCGACAAGGTCGAACTGCTGGCCCCCTGGCGCGCGGCCGCAGCCTCCCGCATGCTCTACGTGGTCGCGCTGGTGATACTGATCGCGATCATCGGTGCCGTGCTGGTGCGGCAGTTGCAGCGGGGCCAGCACATGGCCGCGGCCCTGATCGAGAAGGAGGCTCACTTCCGTCTGCTCGCGGAAGGCTCCAGCGACATGGTGACCCGCATCGGGCTCGACGAACGGCTGCGCTATGTTTCGCCCTCGTCGGTGCGCGTCGTCGGCTGGCGCGCCAATCAACTGATCGGCACGCCCGCGCTGGCCGGCATCAATCCGGAGGACCTGCCGCAGGTTCAGGCGATCGTCGATGCCATGAAGCGTGGCGAGAAGGAGGAGGCGCGCCTCGTCTATCGCAACTCGCACCAGGAGAACGGCGAGGTCTGGCTCGAATCGACCATGCGGGTGACGCGCAAGGACAATGGCCGCGTCGACGGCGTGGTGGCGATCTCGCGCGACATCACCGAACACAAGAGGCTGGAAACCAGGCTCGAGACGCTCGCGATCGAGGACAGCCTCACGGGCCTTGCCAACCGTCGCGGCTTCGACGAACGGCTGAAGGAGGAGTGGGCGCGCGCCTATCGCGACCGCTCCAGCCTCGCCTTGCTGATGATCGACGTCGACCATTTCAAGGCCTACAACGACGAATACGGCCATCCCGCCGGCGACGCCTGCCTCCGCCTCGTGGCGCAGGTCATCGCGGCCGAGACGCAGCGCCCCGGCGATCTGGCGGCGCGCTATGGCGGCGAGGAGTTCGCCATGCTGTTGCCGAACACCGATGCCGCAGGCTGTGCCAGGATCGGTGACCGGGTCCGACGCGCGATCCGCGAGGCGGGCCTCGTCCACACCACCAACCATGCGACCGGTTGTGTCACCGCCTCGCTCGGAGGCGCGGCCTGCCGGCCGGTGCTGGAGCGCACGGCGGGCGTGGTCTCGCTCGTCGAGGCGGCCGACCAGGCGCTCTACGCCGCCAAGGAAGCCGGGCGCAACCGGCTGATGATGTCGGGCGAGGTGGCCAGCCTGATGCCCAGGGCGTCGGGTCAGTAG